The proteins below are encoded in one region of Sporosarcina sp. FSL K6-1508:
- a CDS encoding PLD nuclease N-terminal domain-containing protein, with protein MVELSSIPWNLIMPLIVLQFILMIIALVDVIRHQRTNGPFIMWIFIIVLGNLLGPILYFIFGRRQV; from the coding sequence ATGGTTGAACTCTCTAGCATTCCGTGGAATCTCATCATGCCATTGATTGTACTTCAGTTTATTTTGATGATTATTGCGCTTGTCGACGTCATCCGTCATCAGCGGACGAACGGTCCATTTATCATGTGGATTTTCATCATCGTCCTTGGCAATTTGCTAGGACCTATTCTGTACTTCATCTTTGGGAGGCGACAAGTATGA
- a CDS encoding carbohydrate kinase family protein has product MSYTQKKHVLIYGDAFVDYIAEDQSNLTFTTFLGGATVNVAAGIARLGASSAFITVTGDDTTSEFVREELQKEGVDLTFAKLKSDKRVSGVYVHLTEDNDRIFHTYIDETPNIQVEIADLFAEAFYNASALHICSGTMFHSTALQTTREAVRLAKEYGVPLSVDANIRPLRWKSEALCRETIMSFVEDTHLLKLTEEELFFLTETATLEDGLATLLPYQVPVILVTAGELGTFAVIDGSMTHVGVKPVVPVDTTGAGDAFIAGILRQIHLKGRPKTHNEWIDYISFGNKLGALCATKPGALSAMPRIEDIEE; this is encoded by the coding sequence ATGAGTTATACACAGAAAAAGCATGTCCTTATTTACGGTGATGCATTCGTCGATTATATAGCGGAAGACCAGTCCAATTTGACATTCACAACGTTTCTTGGCGGCGCCACGGTCAATGTGGCGGCTGGAATTGCTAGGCTTGGCGCTTCTTCCGCTTTCATTACCGTGACGGGGGATGATACGACTTCCGAATTTGTGCGGGAAGAGTTACAGAAAGAAGGCGTCGACTTGACGTTCGCGAAACTGAAAAGTGATAAACGGGTGAGCGGTGTTTATGTTCATTTGACAGAAGATAATGATCGCATTTTCCATACATATATTGATGAAACGCCTAATATTCAAGTGGAAATTGCTGATTTATTTGCTGAGGCATTTTACAATGCTTCAGCATTGCATATTTGTTCGGGCACGATGTTTCACTCAACGGCTCTACAAACTACGCGGGAAGCAGTACGTCTTGCAAAGGAGTACGGAGTGCCTTTGTCAGTTGATGCAAATATTCGCCCGTTAAGGTGGAAGAGTGAAGCGCTCTGCCGTGAGACAATCATGTCATTTGTTGAGGATACTCATCTGTTGAAACTAACGGAAGAGGAGCTTTTTTTCCTAACTGAGACAGCAACACTTGAAGATGGGCTCGCCACGCTATTGCCCTATCAGGTTCCTGTCATACTTGTCACTGCCGGAGAACTTGGCACATTCGCTGTCATTGATGGCAGCATGACACATGTAGGCGTCAAACCTGTTGTGCCTGTCGATACGACTGGAGCGGGCGATGCATTTATTGCAGGTATTCTTCGCCAAATTCATTTAAAAGGGCGTCCGAAAACGCACAATGAATGGATTGATTATATCTCCTTTGGCAATAAACTCGGGGCACTCTGTGCGACAAAACCGGGAGCACTTTCAGCGATGCCGCGGATTGAAGACATAGAAGAATAA
- a CDS encoding DMT family transporter — MKQWIYPLLIVFAASCYGILSTIIKLAIQDGFTAAEAVTSQYFVGFFIALIIFVIVRRKIPKFSGGVTLLLAGLFTATTGTVYGQAIEYMPASLAVVMLFQFTWVGMLFDCIAKRRLPKRIEVISLLFLFGGTILAAGIIDADLSGIPWQGWAWGMASAVSFASFVMINSRQVEGMDTETRLLFTSFFAAIAIFFFQTPEIVWNGTLFGGGLWIYGLILGLFGIVIPIYLFSIAVPKVGTAMTSILSAAELPVAVTASVILLSEALTFFQVIGIIIIVIGMTLPTLAQRRLKYTR; from the coding sequence ATGAAACAGTGGATTTATCCGTTACTTATCGTCTTTGCGGCGAGTTGCTACGGAATTCTTTCAACGATTATTAAACTGGCGATTCAAGATGGTTTTACTGCTGCTGAAGCAGTAACAAGCCAATACTTCGTCGGTTTTTTCATTGCTCTTATCATTTTCGTCATTGTACGACGTAAAATCCCAAAATTCAGTGGCGGTGTTACACTTCTGCTTGCGGGTTTATTTACTGCAACGACAGGAACAGTCTACGGCCAGGCAATTGAATACATGCCCGCATCTCTGGCGGTTGTCATGTTGTTCCAATTCACCTGGGTCGGGATGCTGTTCGATTGCATCGCCAAAAGGCGACTTCCTAAACGGATTGAAGTCATTTCACTTCTATTCCTATTCGGGGGGACCATACTTGCAGCCGGAATCATCGATGCAGATCTTAGCGGGATTCCTTGGCAAGGCTGGGCATGGGGAATGGCTTCGGCTGTCAGCTTTGCATCCTTCGTTATGATTAACTCAAGACAAGTGGAAGGTATGGATACGGAAACGCGTCTGCTCTTTACATCGTTTTTCGCTGCAATTGCCATCTTCTTTTTTCAAACACCAGAAATTGTCTGGAACGGGACATTATTCGGCGGCGGTTTGTGGATATATGGCTTGATTCTTGGATTGTTCGGGATCGTTATTCCGATCTACCTTTTCTCCATTGCGGTACCAAAAGTCGGAACAGCAATGACTTCTATTTTAAGTGCAGCGGAACTGCCCGTTGCCGTCACTGCGTCAGTTATCTTATTAAGCGAAGCGCTCACATTTTTCCAAGTAATCGGTATCATCATTATCGTAATCGGGATGACTTTACCCACCTTGGCACAACGTAGATTAAAATACACACGTTGA
- a CDS encoding GNAT family N-acetyltransferase yields the protein MDITIRQAQPTDAEQAAPLIIDAIGDIAKRMTGETEWDKVELELCHLFKRDDNRHSHLYTYIAELDEKVAGIMVLYAGADAPKLDLNLSAWLAKKGATNSEVDAESLEDELYIDTVCIDPAFRGKGIGTKLFEYAEVIAEQKEIAKLSLNVETQKEPAIRLYKRLGYEIVSPWTIIGEPFHHMVKSI from the coding sequence ATGGACATTACGATTCGACAAGCACAACCAACTGATGCCGAACAGGCAGCTCCCCTTATAATTGATGCAATCGGTGATATTGCAAAAAGAATGACAGGCGAAACTGAATGGGACAAGGTGGAACTGGAACTTTGTCACCTGTTCAAGCGGGACGATAACCGGCACTCCCACCTCTATACATACATTGCTGAGCTTGATGAAAAAGTGGCTGGCATTATGGTGTTGTATGCAGGTGCAGATGCTCCTAAGCTCGATCTTAATTTAAGTGCGTGGCTTGCTAAAAAAGGCGCTACTAACTCTGAAGTGGACGCGGAGTCATTAGAAGACGAACTTTATATCGATACCGTTTGTATTGATCCCGCATTTCGCGGTAAAGGCATCGGCACAAAACTGTTTGAATATGCAGAAGTAATCGCGGAACAAAAAGAAATTGCAAAGCTTTCTTTAAATGTTGAAACGCAAAAAGAACCGGCCATTCGTCTTTATAAAAGACTCGGTTACGAAATCGTATCGCCCTGGACAATCATTGGCGAACCATTTCATCATATGGTGAAATCTATATAA
- a CDS encoding GNAT family N-acetyltransferase, whose translation MKIAIRQARPTDAEEAAPLLIDANGDITKRITGETDWKQVEQSLCELFKRDDNLHSYLYTYIAELDGKFAGIMVLYPGEYEAEFDKNLSEWLRKKGATNFDIDSEALPGELYIDTICINPTFRNVGIGTQLFTYAEEIAKQTGYTKIALNVEIQKESALRLYKRLGYEIVSPWTIIGEPFHHMVKII comes from the coding sequence ATGAAAATTGCAATACGACAAGCGCGACCAACCGATGCAGAAGAAGCTGCCCCTCTTCTTATTGACGCAAACGGCGATATCACAAAAAGAATTACGGGAGAAACAGACTGGAAACAAGTAGAACAATCACTATGCGAGCTATTCAAGCGGGATGACAACTTACATTCCTATCTCTACACGTATATTGCCGAACTGGATGGGAAATTTGCTGGCATTATGGTTTTGTATCCGGGTGAATATGAAGCCGAGTTCGATAAAAACTTAAGCGAATGGCTCAGAAAAAAAGGTGCAACGAATTTTGACATCGACTCAGAAGCATTACCCGGTGAATTATATATAGACACCATTTGTATCAATCCAACGTTTCGTAACGTAGGCATCGGCACTCAACTATTCACCTATGCGGAAGAAATTGCAAAACAAACAGGTTATACAAAAATTGCCTTGAACGTCGAAATACAAAAAGAATCCGCCCTCCGCCTTTACAAACGTCTTGGCTATGAAATCGTATCGCCCTGGACAATCATTGGCGAACCATTTCATCATATGGTAAAAATAATTTAA
- a CDS encoding NADPH-dependent FMN reductase, with translation MKVVAIVGSLRKDSFNMQLVKTVEKRYSHLFEVEIADIGSLPFFNEDEEKAPSAVVQNYKKMIAEADAVLISTPEFNWSISGVLKSALEWLSRVDKVIAGKPVLPMGVSQGALGTVRAQLHLRQVLSSIQANTMPPAGNEIFIGSAGQKFKDGELTDEATLKFLDLVVDKFVAFVNEQEIK, from the coding sequence ATGAAAGTTGTAGCGATTGTCGGTAGCTTGCGGAAAGATTCATTTAATATGCAGTTGGTAAAAACGGTTGAAAAGAGATACAGTCACCTTTTTGAAGTGGAAATTGCAGATATAGGAAGCCTTCCGTTCTTCAATGAAGATGAGGAAAAGGCGCCTTCAGCAGTTGTACAGAACTACAAGAAAATGATTGCTGAAGCGGATGCGGTACTCATCAGCACACCAGAATTCAACTGGTCCATCTCCGGCGTTTTGAAAAGTGCGTTAGAATGGTTATCCAGAGTTGACAAGGTAATAGCGGGAAAGCCGGTCTTACCGATGGGCGTTTCGCAAGGAGCACTCGGGACAGTGAGGGCACAGTTGCACTTACGACAAGTATTATCGAGTATCCAAGCAAATACCATGCCCCCTGCGGGAAATGAAATCTTCATCGGCTCTGCTGGACAAAAGTTCAAAGACGGGGAGCTGACAGATGAAGCGACACTCAAGTTTTTAGATTTAGTTGTCGATAAGTTTGTTGCTTTTGTTAATGAGCAGGAAATTAAATAA
- a CDS encoding RNA polymerase sigma factor, with translation METEEMIRNIQAGDKESFRVFYEAYVDYAIRTASAITRNREMAKDAVQETFIRVYRQIGSYNSALPFDPWFYRILTNECLRYLKKESPLSKFDYPDLENDPSLTEESFDHLSDLYDMIQSLDDTHRIPLILKYVKGFTEKEIADILGLNHNTVKSRLFKGRKRLRAQLNLAAKEDDHNE, from the coding sequence GTGGAGACAGAAGAAATGATACGAAATATACAGGCTGGCGATAAAGAATCTTTCCGTGTCTTTTACGAAGCCTACGTGGACTATGCGATCCGAACCGCTTCTGCTATTACACGCAACCGTGAAATGGCGAAAGATGCCGTACAAGAAACATTCATCCGCGTATATCGACAAATCGGTAGCTACAATTCCGCGTTGCCTTTCGATCCATGGTTTTATCGGATTTTGACGAATGAATGCCTTCGGTACCTAAAAAAAGAATCGCCACTTTCAAAGTTCGACTATCCCGACTTGGAAAACGATCCATCCCTTACCGAAGAATCTTTCGATCATCTCTCCGATTTATACGATATGATTCAATCGCTTGATGACACACACCGGATACCGCTCATTTTAAAATATGTAAAGGGCTTCACCGAAAAGGAGATTGCGGATATCCTCGGATTGAATCACAACACCGTAAAGTCACGGTTATTCAAAGGCAGAAAACGGCTAAGAGCACAGTTGAATTTAGCGGCGAAGGAGGACGACCACAATGAGTAA
- a CDS encoding GNAT family N-acetyltransferase: MEIVEQWNQDDSDFIRSKVIEHNMERLPNELKTSSENISFVLKDAEGEIRGGITGNMFWRHMHIEFLWVDVSVRKEGYGSILLEKIENFARIKECRLIHLDTFSFQAPEFYRKNGYEVFGVLEDHPKGFNQYFLQKRLDR, encoded by the coding sequence ATGGAAATAGTAGAACAATGGAATCAAGACGATAGTGACTTTATTCGAAGTAAAGTTATAGAACATAATATGGAACGGTTGCCGAATGAACTTAAAACTTCAAGCGAAAATATTAGCTTTGTATTAAAGGATGCCGAAGGAGAAATAAGGGGCGGCATTACAGGTAATATGTTTTGGCGTCATATGCATATTGAGTTTCTGTGGGTTGATGTAAGCGTTAGGAAAGAAGGTTATGGGAGTATTTTATTGGAGAAAATTGAAAATTTTGCAAGGATTAAAGAGTGTAGGCTCATTCACCTTGATACATTCAGCTTTCAAGCGCCAGAATTTTATCGGAAAAATGGCTATGAAGTGTTCGGTGTACTTGAGGACCATCCAAAGGGGTTTAATCAATATTTTTTACAGAAGAGATTGGATAGGTAG
- a CDS encoding IS110 family transposase: protein MNNVVAFDVSMGKSTMVVYDHNQHCRFEGEMEHTVTGFMWLKEKLDNLKEQSGRTPEIVFEATGVYSQGLERFLKEECYPYKRLNPLQAKLQMASMRRNKTDISDAHELAKSHFKVDREETYVQEAYFEQMRALGRYYDDVEKEIQQYSNRLHAFLQLSFPALEKVFSKRSVLFLNVIQLYPHPDCLKGQSKEVITKHIKQATYKHLSIHKAEEKTMELLIAAEDTYPAIKQDDVRCLHLKEDAARIVELRQKKNEIIKQMVALSKERMDFQVLVSFPGIGVPTAVRLIAELGDIRRFKNPKQVNAYAGIDIQRYQSGKLQYQDRINKRGNRRLRKILYFMVMSMISLRQRTKNTIVDYYDHLKKQPQRKPHKVAVIACVNKFLKVAFHLIQHRVLFDYEAAQTSS from the coding sequence ATGAATAATGTAGTTGCTTTTGACGTGAGTATGGGAAAAAGTACAATGGTGGTGTACGATCACAATCAACATTGCCGATTCGAGGGCGAAATGGAACATACAGTCACTGGGTTCATGTGGCTAAAAGAGAAGTTGGACAATTTGAAAGAACAATCTGGCCGAACACCTGAGATCGTGTTTGAAGCTACCGGGGTCTACTCACAAGGACTGGAACGCTTTCTTAAGGAGGAATGTTATCCATACAAAAGGCTAAATCCCCTACAAGCGAAGCTGCAAATGGCCTCTATGCGCAGAAATAAGACAGACATTAGTGACGCACATGAGTTAGCCAAGTCCCATTTCAAGGTCGACCGTGAAGAAACGTATGTCCAGGAGGCCTACTTTGAACAAATGCGTGCGTTGGGGCGTTACTACGACGATGTAGAGAAAGAGATTCAGCAGTATTCGAATCGATTACACGCCTTTCTGCAGCTGAGTTTTCCAGCACTGGAAAAGGTGTTCTCCAAAAGGTCGGTCTTGTTTTTAAATGTGATTCAATTGTATCCCCATCCAGATTGTCTAAAAGGTCAGTCAAAGGAAGTAATTACGAAACACATCAAACAAGCCACTTATAAGCACCTCTCGATTCACAAAGCAGAAGAGAAAACGATGGAACTGCTCATTGCTGCAGAGGACACATATCCAGCTATCAAACAGGACGATGTTCGGTGCCTGCACTTAAAAGAAGACGCGGCCCGTATAGTAGAGCTAAGACAAAAGAAGAATGAAATCATTAAGCAGATGGTGGCACTCTCCAAAGAACGCATGGATTTCCAAGTACTTGTATCCTTTCCGGGCATCGGAGTACCTACAGCAGTCCGGCTTATCGCAGAATTGGGGGATATCCGTCGCTTCAAGAATCCGAAACAGGTAAATGCCTACGCAGGAATTGATATCCAACGGTATCAATCCGGGAAGCTGCAGTACCAGGATCGGATAAATAAGCGAGGGAACCGTAGGTTGAGAAAAATCCTATATTTCATGGTGATGTCCATGATTTCTTTGCGACAACGAACGAAGAATACCATTGTCGACTATTATGATCATTTAAAAAAGCAACCTCAGAGGAAACCTCATAAGGTTGCGGTCATAGCTTGTGTGAATAAGTTCTTGAAAGTCGCATTTCACCTTATTCAACACAGAGTCCTTTTTGATTACGAAGCAGCCCAAACCAGTTCGTAA
- a CDS encoding class I SAM-dependent DNA methyltransferase, protein MELMGDIAGKKVLDLGCGDAEFGVELLKQGCVFYEGVEGSLNMVQKAVSVLDRTTSKIHHSSMEAWDFPLDHYNLVVSRLALHYLENVEPVFKQIYNALTEDGLFVFSVQHPILTSSVQSATKSARTDWIVDDYFHTGKRVEPWIDEEVVKYHRTTEDYFKELKNAGFTIEELSECSPRRENFKSDEEYARRMRIPLFLIFACSK, encoded by the coding sequence ATGGAGCTGATGGGTGATATTGCTGGAAAAAAAGTATTAGATTTAGGTTGTGGTGATGCTGAATTCGGGGTAGAGCTACTGAAACAAGGCTGTGTTTTTTATGAAGGAGTGGAGGGTTCGCTCAATATGGTCCAAAAGGCAGTAAGTGTCTTAGATCGCACGACTAGTAAAATCCATCATTCATCGATGGAAGCCTGGGATTTTCCACTGGACCACTATAACTTGGTCGTTTCTCGATTGGCCCTGCATTATTTGGAAAACGTAGAACCTGTGTTTAAACAGATATACAACGCCTTAACAGAAGATGGGCTATTTGTTTTTAGTGTTCAACATCCAATCTTAACGTCTTCAGTGCAAAGTGCAACAAAATCGGCACGGACAGATTGGATAGTGGATGACTATTTCCATACTGGAAAACGGGTAGAGCCATGGATTGACGAAGAAGTCGTCAAATATCATCGTACAACAGAAGATTATTTTAAGGAATTGAAAAATGCAGGATTTACTATAGAAGAATTAAGCGAATGTAGTCCACGTCGTGAGAACTTTAAAAGTGATGAGGAATATGCGAGACGAATGAGAATCCCCTTATTTTTAATATTTGCATGCAGTAAATAA